CGCGGCCCTGGCCCGGGTCATTTCGGTCATCGAGGACGAGCGCGACGGTTACGAGGGTCTGCTCAACACGCTTTACCCCCTCTCCCGGCAACGGATGCGCCTGGGTATCACCGGACCTCCCGGGGCCGGCAAGTCAACGCTGGTCGGACGGCTGACCGCGAGGATGGCCCGGGGCGGTGAGACGGTGGGGATCATCGCCGTGGACCCCACCAGCCCCTTCACCGGCGGCGCCCTCCTGGGGGACCGCATACGCATGGACGACGTCGGCAACCTGCCCGGCGTCTTCATCCGCTCCATGGGCACCCGGGGATCCCTGGGCGGCCTCTCCCGTGCCACGCGGGAGGTCGCCATGGCCATGGACGCCTTCGGCAAGGACCGTATAATCATCGAGACGGTGGGGGTGGGGCAGTCGGAGCTGGACATCGCCGGCACCGCCGACACCACCGTCGTGGTCCTGGTCCCGGAGTCGGGCGACGGCGTCCAGGCGATGAAGGCGGGGCTCCTGGAAATCGCCGACGTCATCGTCATCAACAAGGCGGACCGCGAGGGGGCCAAGAGGATTCTCCGCGAAATCTCCGCCATGCTGGAGCTCAAGCCCGCCG
The bacterium genome window above contains:
- the meaB gene encoding methylmalonyl Co-A mutase-associated GTPase MeaB; this encodes MPREIDLQELLERFSAGQDAALARVISVIEDERDGYEGLLNTLYPLSRQRMRLGITGPPGAGKSTLVGRLTARMARGGETVGIIAVDPTSPFTGGALLGDRIRMDDVGNLPGVFIRSMGTRGSLGGLSRATREVAMAMDAFGKDRIIIETVGVGQSELDIAGTADTTVVVLVPESGDGVQAMKAGLLEIADVIVINKADREGAKRILREISAMLELKPAGGNDWRVPVLETVARDDVGVEEVLRAVDDHRLFMEKSGLAEERRRDRAHGELREIIEREILGQVLGADAIEKTLDDAVERILTSRSTPYHEAEQIIERLNVGRLNQN